AATTGAGAGATTCGACTCGATCTCTGCCGGTTCCGCAATAGAAAGGATTGGTCCACCTACTAAAAAATGGCCAGGAGTGAGAGCTATAAGATCATCTTGATTTTCCGACATGGGCGAGATTGGCCTGGAATTTAGGCAAGCCTCAATCCTGGAGAGAATAGTGGAGAACTCCTCAAACGTGAATCTATGGTTGCCAGCTATTTTTAGGAAATGAGCTTTAAAGCTTTTCACGCCAGCTTCCCATAGACCCCCCATATGAGGAGCTCCTGGCGGAATGAAATGCCATTTAATATTCTGGAACGAAAACTGAGACAGAATGTGGTCTCGCGAGGTCTTCAAAAAATCCATGGCTAGTTCCCGAGAAGCACCTACAAATGTTTTTCCATTGTCCGAATACATATTAATGGGACATCCCCTTCGCGAGATAAACCGATGAAAGGCGGCGAGGAACGCTGGAGTGGAAAGCGAACTTGTAACCTCCAAATGAATTGCCCGAGTGCAAAAACATATGAAAATACAAACGTATCCTTTTGTAAAGGCACAATTCCTGGCCGTATATGTTTTTAATTCAAATGGTCCCGCAAAATCGAGACCCGTATTCGTGAAAGCTTTTGAAAAACTGGACCTAACTGGAGGTAGGGTGCCCATTAGTTGCTTTTGTAATTTGTGTTTGGATATAACACAGATTTTACATTGATGGATTACGTTCTTTATGAGATTTTTCGccttgggtatccaaaattgcaTTCGTAGTAGGCGTAACATTAAACTATTGCCACCATGCAGCGAAATTTGATGAATAAAACGAATAAGAAGCCGAGAGAAATGACAATCATACGGAAGAATGATCGGATACCGTTCGTCATAAGTAAGGCCATTGGAATTGGAAATACGACCGCATACCCTTAGTACTCCATTAGCATCCAAGAATGGATTTAGATTCGAAATTGAACTTGAAGATGGGATCATCACCTTAGTGGACAGATTTCGATATTCATTGGGATAAGCCGATTTCTGGGTGACTACGACAAGCTGATTACGTGTATATGTCATCTCCGCCGATGTAAGTCGTTGTGAATTAAACGCTACGTTCGGGAGGCGTCGAGTTCTGATCACAAAGCGATAAACATATGTCATTACCCTTAGAGCACTTCCTAATGAGGAAAACCGATCTAATAAAtccgaaaatttttcaaagtagGAGAAATTGCATGAAATGGTTTTAGCCTCTAACAGATTCTCCTCGACTCCGACTGGAGCCGTAATTGGCCAAATACTGGCGGGATTCTGAAGCCAGGAAGGACCTAACCACCACAAACCATTACCAACAAGATCTTTAGGATATTGGCCACGCGATGCAATATCCGCTGGATTAGATTTCGAATCTACGTGGGACCAGTTTTCAACTGGTACGATCTCGGAAATTCTTGACACTCTGTTTGCAACGAATGTCTTCCAATGGAAAGCAGGTTTTCTTAACCATGCAAGCACTATCATGGAGTCAGTCCAACAGAATATTTTAAAGTCGTCAATAGGGAGCTCACGGATCAAAGACTCGAGAGTCTCGGCAAGAAGCACAGCACCGCACAGTTCTAATCTCGGAATGGAGAGCGTCTTAATTGGAGCTACTCTTGACTTTGCAGTCAAAAGCTTCGTTCTTACAGTACCGTCTGGAGTCTCCACTCGGATATAAATAACAGCAGCGTAAGCCTGCTCAGATGCGTCACAGAATCCGTGCAAATGCACGTTGCAACCAGGAAAATAATGAAGCCATCGATGGACTTCAATATCCTTAATGAATTCATAGTTATCAACAAAATCGAGCCATGTTCGCTCGAGGTGTACAGGCAGTCGATCATCCCAACCAATTCTCGAAATCCATATATTGCGCATTAATAACTTCGCGAGCATTATGAACGGACATAACCAACCCGCTGGGTCAAATAGTCTGGATATCTCGGAAAGGACCTGCCGTTTGGAAGGATGTGGAAGAAGTGGCAGCTTGGGCAGTTCAAAATAGAACACGTCCTTCTTGGCGTTCCATCTGACCCCCAGCGTCTTCGTAGAGCTATGGTCGTCAAAGTTAAGAAATTCACCGTCAAGAAGGTGCTCTTTCGGAAGGGTCTCAATGAAATCCTTGGAATTAGAAGTCCATTTGCGTAAAATAAAACCCGCCGACTCTAGAGCCCTAATCAGTTGAGCCTTAGCCCTCACTGCTGATTCAACATCGTAACTCCCTCCCAAGACGTCGTCGACGTACATCTGGGAATTAAGAATTCGACTGGCTATGGGATAAATGGCTTTCACGTCCTCAGCCAACTGCTGAAGGGTGCGGATTGCCAGATAGGGAGCACAATTTAAGCCGAATGTCACGGTCTTAAGCTCGTACTCATGAATATCATCCTGCGGAGACTTTCGATGCAATACCCTTTGGAACGGTGTATGCTTTTCATCGACAAGGATCTGTCGATACATTTTCTCGATGTCACTATTGAATACCACACGATAAAAACGCCATTGGAGAAGGAGGAGAGTCAAATCACTCTGTAAAGGTGGGCCACAGTAAAGGACGTCGTTCAGACTAACCCCGTTGGAAGTTGGGTTCGAAGCGTTAAAGACCACACGGACCTTGGTCGTAACGCTATGAGGTCGAACCACAGCGTGGTGTGGCAAATAGTAGTGACAGGaaaatttctcgaaattcgaagaggtaATAGGACGCATATGATTTAAGTGGAGATATTCCAAAAGAACACTATCATATTGCTCCTTAAAGCTTGGAGTCCTCATGAGACGGGATTCATTTCGTATGAACTGGGCTGTTGCAATACTCTTGGACTGACCCAGCTGAACTGTGGTAGGAAATTCAGCTTTAAAGGGAAGAGTAACTATATACCGACCGTTTGGATCTCGCCTTGTGGTCAATTTATAATTCTCTTCGCAAAATCTATCGCCGTCGGACATTGACTTCCGTCGAGGAAGATCTTCCATCTCCCAAAATTTGGTGATTCGACTCTCCAATGACATCTCGTCGGAATAGGAAACGCCAGTACGAAATGATGATAACGACTGtggctggacagggcccgttaGGATCCACCCGAAAATGGTCTCCTGGGCCATGAGTGAATGACACACATTCGTCCGAATGCCCCCCAACATAACCAGTGGAAGCAAGTCCGATCCGATTAAAAGATCTACATAATTCGTTCGATAGAACTCAGGATCTGCTAAACAAATGTCAGGGAGATTTCGAAACATGTCACGGGACGCCGTAAAGGTGGGCAGGCATGAAGTCAAAGTGGGAAGAACTATCGCCGTCATTCTCAAGGAAACCTGATCATCAATGGGAGATGAAATGACAAACGAACATATCTTCTGAGATTTGGCCGATACTGCCCCGTTTAACCCAGAAATCTGTGCAGAAGTGGGACTACATGGCAACTTAAGGAGATTGAACAAATGTTCGGAAATAAATGAAGCTTCCGACCCGGAATCGAAAAGCGCCCGTGCCCTAAAATGCTCTCCGTGGTGAACAATGTCCACCATGGCAGTTCCAAGCAGAACCATCTTGGAAGTAGTTGCCGTACAAGAGTGAATTGTATCGGGAGGTACCTGTACGGATGTCGGTTGTGAAACCTCAGCACCATCCGTGCTAACCGACTGGGTGCTTGAAGATCCAGACTGAGCCCCCGAATCCCCAGTTGGAGGAGGGTTGGCCTCATTCCGATGGAGCAATGTGTTGTGCCTTTTCTGGCACTTTAAACAATTGAATGCACTCTTGCAAGCCTTCACATTATGACCTTTTCCAAAACAGTTAAGGCATAAATTGTACTTCCTGATGTGTGAAACCTTGTCCTGGTAacctaaatttaaaaatttaggaCATAATCGAATTGTGTGGACCTGTTCCGGGCATAGTTTACAGTGTGGAGCAGCCAAACTATTTTGGTAGGAATTGACACGCCTAAGATTCGGTAGTTTCGGTACCGCCTTGGACTTCTCAGACGTCTGAGAATGGCCGGAATTCAAACCTGAAGGCTGGTTGAAATCGCCCACAGTTTCAAGAGTCTGGAAGCGATTAGTGAGGAAGGCATCCATTTCCTTCCATGTTGGACTCTCAGTCTTATTGGTAAGCGATTGTTCCCAAATGGACAACGTGGTCTCCGATAATCGGGTGCAGCACAAATAAACGAAAATTGGGTCCCAGCTTGAAATCTCAACTTTATAAAGACTGAGGGCCGAAATAGCGCCATTAATGGTGCTTTGAATGTCCTTTATCGAAGACCCCGATTCATCATTGCTCTTTGGAATATTAAAAAGAGATCTGAGCTGACTGTTTATCAAGAGCCTTTTATTTTCAAATCGATGTTGAAGTGCCTTCCAAGCAACTTCAAAACCCTCATTCGTAAGAGGAGCCTTCCTTACTACCTCCTTGGCCTCTCCCCGTGTCTTAGAATTTAAGTGAAAAAGTTTCTCAACTGGGGACAATCGGGGGTTATTGATATAGATGGCTGTGAATAGATCACGAAATGTTGGCCAAGATAAATAGTCTCCACCGAATGGATCCGTGTCACAAGGAGGAAGATGGACACTTGGCATGTATGATGCCCCAGGGGAAACATGACTCGAACTCGGGGCAGGAGGAGCTCTTTTAGACTCGATATATTCGCTTATCCTTGCTATGCTGTTGACGTAGGTCTGATATGTGGACTGATATCTAGACTTTAATGTCTCAACATCAAGCCTAGTGTTATCGTCCGGAGAGTCCAGTAATTCCTTAAGACTGGCTTCATAACAAGGTTTAACGCGACTCCAAATCGCTCTAAGTTCCTCCTTATGAACCTCAAGTGAGTGTACGGAGGAGTTCGCTAGGGATTCTCCGCATATCTCCGCATTGAATTCAATGAGAGCGTCggatatttgaataaagctggaAAGTGCGGTCATATTGAAGATCTCAAAAGGAAATCAAGAAACAAGAAAAATCCAATCTGGGTTGGGAAACGAATAGTCTGTGACAGCTAACCAAATAAGCACATAGGGTGGACAGATCAAGTGAGGAATGGCAATCTAACTAAAAGAATTGATTTTGTAGCAGATGTACTAGACCAGGGACACCATCAAATATCCCCAGGCACAAATAATAGTTCCGCGTATCTGTACTATATGCCTAGAAAATTTTGTGCCTCTTCTTCCTTAAAAAATTACACTTGGATTCAAATTTATTCTTATGGCAGTAGATGGCCTCGATTGCCTCTGAAAGTGCTGGAAGGAATTTGATCTATCGACAAACAAGTGCACTTTAATTTGAATTACTTGGAATAACTCTTCGCCTTGCCCTTCTATACAATACATTGGTCTTAACAAATATCTATATAACGAATAGGTATTCTGGTATTTGCATAAACGTAATATAAGAACAGCatagaataaaaaattatagACTAAATATCCATTTACCAAGCTTATTCAAGGTTCCTGATTGCCTATGGCCGATTCTTCCGATGGAGGTGTTGGCGTTTTTCCTTGCCCAACGCTACCCTTGTCCCCGCTGGAGCAGCCTTAATCCATCAATGTATGTCCGCCCGTTTCTTATGGCTCGGTTGTGACatcaaaaatcaatttcttCCTTTTCAAAACTTATATTGTTTCACCTCTGGTAATTCTTATAATGTTCTTCAAAAACTCTTCCCTTTCTATATTATTTAACTTTTGATAATTCTTATAATGGTTTTTCAAAACCACgtcttttcaaaaatgtttcttCATCAGAATTCTATTAAACTTTCTTCGATTCTCACTTCTTCTGCTTGGTGACCACCCGTCGTACTTTTTTGCTTATTTCTTTCACTGAATGCGAAAACCTCGTGTTAGAGGGATTTTTTCTAAACAGATGAGTGCGAGGAGAAACGCGGGGAAAGAATCAAAAAATTCTTCTCCTTTTAACTTGATGTCTGTACTGCGGACTGCTAAGGAAACAACAACGCTCGACTTACCCTTCTTCCCAACACAAGATTAGAACAACAAGATGAAAGAGTAGACAAAAACGCACGGAGCTTAAAAGGCATAAATAGTTGTTGTGAATTGTTTCTCTAGAGTGTAACAGTCCAACAGTGAAGTGGGGAAATGGTAATGGTGGGGATAGGGTTAAATCTGATCACACTGAGAAATTGTTTTAGCAAGAGAAGAGAATAGAGTGTTGCTGATAAAAAAGGGATATTATAAGAGAGTTTGGTTGGGAAATTAAATAAAGGTGAGCGGAATTATAACCAACAAGGGCAGAATACTCTTATAATATTTTAGAGGGGGAATATTAAACCCATGTGGATTAAGTCATGCGAATGGAAATTATCATAATAGTTGACTAATGGGATATTTCTCCTCTTCTTTCAACTTTTTCGTTTTTCTATAACTCTTTCAATTGCCCTAAGGCTGCAAGTGAACTCGTTTTTACAAAACTGAGAAAAATAACCACGAAATGAGGAGAAGTGGGATAATTAACCAGAAAGGTAAAAATGTATTCCGTATAAAGTGTTTTATGGAAGTATAAACTCGTCGTTGGCCTTTAAAAACAACTTAACTACAATTTGAGTGAAATCAAATTTacgattgttgttttgttgaatttttaaactttttctttagTTTTATATAATGTATTTCAAACGCATTTACTTTGAACTTTGAACACACAATTTATATATGCAACGCACCTGTTTGATTTTTCTATTGATGGGGATGTCTTCTTTGGTGGAAATAAATCTTGGATCTCCTTATGCCTGCGGtatccggttcgaaggaccaatgTGCAGCTCGGGAATTGCTTCCTGGGAGTGGTGGACTGTAGCTTTGGAAATGGTTAGGACTTTGGGTGATGTAACCGCTTGTCTATAAGGAGAACAACCTGGATAATTGAGGCTCGGAATTTAACCACAATTTCGTAACATGAAAAGAAATGAACGGCAGAAGAAACCAAGGGAGTTAGCCACAAATATATAGGAATATTTTGAACTGATGGAAATAGTGCCAATCCTTGTTCTGCTTACCGTTGTTGTTTTAGAGGAATTGTGTAGTAAATAAAAACGCAAGTAATTCACTTCAGAGTTCagatgtttatttgtttgtagttGAAGTCGAACAGAGCAAGTCAGTGGACTTGTCGCATTACTTAGGGCTAACCATTTTGGATTTTCATTGGAAAAAGATATTCAACATAGTGTAGCAGATACAATATTTGAGATACAGAGGGCATCTTAAGTATTATTGGATATTAGGTCGGTTCGACCTTAAcagatatggaatcaattgctgaatacaaagaattgaggttggtcaccgtgtaacaaaactttttgtaattattaacataaatagtcgaaataaaataagattacaattttttccatattttttttttttttggttcataagGTGATGGAACAATCAGTAGtgatttggtactaaaacctaaATATAACAGTAGTAACAAAAGGTACTaattattttatgtttcatccaaaccatccggtattgttttgcGGTGTTGCTTtattatcaataccgtatggtaatGAAAGGCCAGAGGACTCTCTGAgtgtacttcctttcagtaatagcctcgtcttctcacaatctggatccccccataggattttcgccgtcctaccgaccgttccacgctgttccacaatgttgcatgcgcattcgtcgtccacacccttaactcggattgcgtcgacccgaaagcttcgagttaaccaaattAAATGACGGCCGTCCTCTGgcattcaccgccaaattgtctgtattatggtcaggcagtctaaaataaatttcagaccctgggttctcaatgtaaacccctaggCCCATTCTgttccctagctttgatccatccgtgtaacatgatcttcccgatggcaatactatggtttcgtcaatccaagagtgtgccgctagcagcagtgcctcgccctCGACCTtaaggttcatcttaggtatccgatcgaaaacctctttccttccttcctatccgcctcgattataccgcgatgggatgagctgctcccatcctcaaaccATTCTTCTATTTAATCTGAATgccaatggatcggatatctagaataatctctagtgccctagtgggcgtggtcgtaattgctccgcctatgataaggcaacatgttctctgaacctgttgtatagtgcttatgttgcactttatccatatcagtccaccaaactactgagtcgtaagtaagtattgatctaatcaccatcctgtagagccagtgtaccatcctcggattcaagcccccattcgagcctacggcccgcctACATAGTGCGAAACATCTGGGagccctcgatgtcaatgcatactaccagtgtgtacgttttggcagaGATGGCAACTGGTACGAAAGGTACACTATTCCTGCAGGCACTGGCCAATATCTTTAGGACTGCTTTGGAGACGGCGATGTCGAACGTATCGGCTACGAATGCGAATGCTGATTCTACGGCTGCAGTGTCCAAGCCTGCACCATTTGCAGCAAAGGAGTTTTAATACGGAACATCAACATTGGAAGAATATTTTCGTCATTTTGACCTGGCACTTCAGCTCAGCAAGATATCGGGGGAACTTCATTGCAGCTATGCAATTTGCATATGGGAAATGAGTTGACCAGTGCCCTCAAATTTTTGGTGAGTCCTTTGAGGGTTGAGGATCTGGCATATGACGTCATCTAAACAACAATCATTAAAcataaatcgaaaaataaatatgcCGAGAATATAAAATTTAGATAAGTTTTGCAGGATAATGAGGAAAATGTGGCAAATTTTTCTTTGCGCTTGAGGAAAGCTGCAACATATTGTGAATACGGCACATTTCTCGATCGAATGTTGTTGGGGCAGTTTTTGTTTGGCTTGAGGGCCAGGGAGATGTGCAACGTTATAATAGCAACGAAACCAGACATCTTTGTGGTAGCGTACGAACTAGTACAGTCATTGGAAGTTGCCGACTGCGCCGTGGCAGAAATGAAAACAGCGCCGCTGGAGCCGAAAGTGGAAGAGGCGCATAAATTGGGATACGCCACCAGTGCGGCGAAGAGGCAGTCAGCAGGAACTTATAAATCGGGGCGGAAAGAGCTTCCACATCATCGATGTAGCGGCTGCGGCAGAGACCATCCTCGTAGTCAATGCCGTTTTCGGAATACCATCGCCACAGTTGCAAAAGAAAAGGGCCCATTGCTAGAGCCTGCAAAGCACAAACAGCTCATGTAGCTGAGGACGAAGCGTCACCATCAGAAGGAGAATCGATTGATTAGTTAAACAACGTAAACTGTATTCAGAAGAGGAAGTCACCTAATAAAGTAAGGGTGGATGTGAAGATCGATGGAAAGTATGTGCAGATGGAACTTGACACAGGCGTCACGAGCTCCGTGCaattaaatcgatttttaaactGAAACAGTCTGATCGGCAGTTCACTACCTATACGAAGAATAAAATTTATTGTCTAGGGCGGTTGCCCGTCAACGTTACAATAGGAGACGTACAGATTGGGTTTGTGACAGCCAGTTCGTAGGACtatataacattttttaaagcaATACCTATATTCATATTTTCTTTGGTTTGTGTTGGCCACGGTTATTGCTTTTGTCGACGATGATACGTTGACAGATGACATACGCCAAATTAGTAGGGCCATTCACAATGGTTAAGCAGGGATGATCTTTCGACGGCCAAAgattggcaaatattttacATGACAGAGACAGGGATGTTTCACTGGAATCGAGGCGTGGGTACGAACGCGTGGTTAATGTTCTTTGCCAATGAATTCACGTAGGGACAACTTATCGAACAAGTGGTGTTTGAGTCTACCTTGGTCCGTGCGAGaattattaaaaagaaaaaaaatgggaaaaaggagaactaattttttattagctttgtgattttttttgttttgtgtggtAAAGGTAAGAGAAGAAATCAAGTAAGAAGCAATACAGTTACaaagaaaaatcaaatgattAAAATGTTTGATTAAATTAATTCAACGTGATTGTAGCCAATCACGTTCAACTAATTGTTACTTCACCATCCTTTTTGATTATTCTTTGTTCAGTTTATGAAATCGAATTCTTATTAAATTAGAGAACATATATGCTGTCTACGAAAAGATTTAAtaagattaaaaaaaaggaaacaaaaaaaaactaaatgtcaaaatttttaaacgaaAATATGATTAGAAAATCAGTATAAATAGTTAATCAAGATAGGTCCATTTAGGCTACATTCGTTTTCATATAAGAGCATAtggttttcttatttttttttgagaatctagtatttttcaattaattggGAAATAAGACAGACGGTAATATATTGTTTATTGAAATAGGCTCTTTAGATATATACATGCGCCACCTGAGACTGTGACCCACGTGTTGTCCTCGTTGTATGCTACCAACCGAAAGGTGAGGTTAGGTGTAAATAAAAAATCACACAAATAGTTATCGAAACCTCAGAAAAAATAACACATGTTGTCTCTGTTGGGAAAGGAGAATCTGTAAAAAGATAAAAGGAGTTGAAACCTAGCATAACCGTAGGCGCATTCAAAGTCCTTTACAATAGCGTCAAAAACTATTCAATATTAAATTGTATGTCTAATTTGGTCCGGAATTTGTTTCTTGTGTAGTCCATAGTTTTTTGTTTCAACAATTGCCAGAAAATTGGGTACCTTCGAGTATAAGATTTCACTTTAAATACTTCGAAGGTACCACATAAATTGTAGTTGTATTAAGATGTCTGCATACAAAAATGTAAATCAGgctaaaaaaaagacaaaaaaaaaaacaaaaaaataaacctaGAAGTATATCACAGACTGTTATTATTTattgcactgaaaaaaaaatattgtaaaaaaaagaaagaaaggcaAGAAAATATTATATTAAGTGTCATAATTTAATCTCATGTTAAATAAAtggacaaatatatataaattgttatgaaaccataaaaaatatatacgtaCAGTACAGTTTTCAACATGTTTGTCGCGTGCGCCTTAATGTCGCTCGAAGCGCCACCTGGCGGACAATAGCGAACTGCTTAGGCATGAGCCACGACCCCTGCCTGATTGACAGTAGGACAGTTGGTGTTGTGTTGTCATTTGGCCCATCAGAGGAAGTTCTGGCTGGGAAGAGCGCCATGATGGACCAAATGACAGCATATGCCTCTGCCCTAAGAAGGAAAAATCTTTCTTTTGGATTTTGACTGTGCAGCAAGCCGGAGGTGAGCCGAGAAGACAACTGGAAGTGAGCCTAACGAACATAAAAAGTATAGAAAAGTGCAGCTGCCGCCGTGtagtgttggtgttgttgtgttgtATTGCTACAATGACTGCATAGCAAGTGCATGATAACCCATAAGAAAAATACCATAGTGG
The Stomoxys calcitrans chromosome 3, idStoCalc2.1, whole genome shotgun sequence genome window above contains:
- the LOC131996084 gene encoding uncharacterized protein LOC131996084, which gives rise to MTALSSFIQISDALIEFNAEICGESLANSSVHSLEVHKEELRAIWSRVKPCYEASLKELLDSPDDNTRLDVETLKSRYQSTYQTYVNSIARISEYIESKRAPPAPSSSHVSPGASYMPSVHLPPCDTDPFGGDYLSWPTFRDLFTAIYINNPRLSPVEKLFHLNSKTRGEAKEVVRKAPLTNEGFEVAWKALQHRFENKRLLINSQLRSLFNIPKSNDESGSSIKDIQSTINGAISALSLYKVEISSWDPIFVYLCCTRLSETTLSIWEQSLTNKTESPTWKEMDAFLTNRFQTLETVGDFNQPSGLNSGHSQTSEKSKAVPKLPNLRRVNSYQNSLAAPHCKLCPEQVHTIRLCPKFLNLGYQDKVSHIRKYNLCLNCFGKGHNVKACKSAFNCLKCQKRHNTLLHRNEANPPPTGDSGAQSGSSSTQSVSTDGAEVSQPTSVQVPPDTIHSCTATTSKMVLLGTAMVDIVHHGEHFRARALFDSGSEASFISEHLFNLLKLPCSPTSAQISGLNGAVSAKSQKICSFVISSPIDDQVSLRMTAIVLPTLTSCLPTFTASRDMFRNLPDICLADPEFYRTNYVDLLIGSDLLPLVMLGGIRTNVCHSLMAQETIFGWILTGPVQPQSLSSFRTGVSYSDEMSLESRITKFWEMEDLPRRKSMSDGDRFCEENYKLTTRRDPNGRYIVTLPFKAEFPTTVQLGQSKSIATAQFIRNESRLMRTPSFKEQYDSVLLEYLHLNHMRPITSSNFEKFSCHYYLPHHAVVRPHSVTTKVRVVFNASNPTSNGVSLNDVLYCGPPLQSDLTLLLLQWRFYRVVFNSDIEKMYRQILVDEKHTPFQRVLHRKSPQDDIHEYELKTVTFGLNCAPYLAIRTLQQLAEDVKAIYPIASRILNSQMYVDDVLGGSYDVESAVRAKAQLIRALESAGFILRKWTSNSKDFIETLPKEHLLDGEFLNFDDHSSTKTLGFNVTPTTNAILDTQGEKSHKERNPSM